The genomic DNA ATCTCGGCAACCTGGGGAGCCATCGGACTAAAGGCTGTCGTCGGACGCACACCCGTCCACGGTTCAGGTGGCTCAGGGGGGCGGAAGCGCCTGGCTCCCACCGGAGGTCGGGCGAAAGGGATGCCTTTCCAGACGCAGATGGCGCCTTGCTGATAGCCCTGAACCTTCCCATAGCGAGTTTCGACAATGCATTCGCTCATGCTTCTACTCCTGCTCATCGATGCAGATAGGCTTTAGTGAAGGCCTCACTGCCGCCGCCAGGCCCTGCCTTCGTAGAAAGCGGACCCTGCCAGCGCCGCTTCGTGACCATCCCGCCAGAGCGCTGGCGACCATCTTGTTCTCTTCTGCAGAGACCATGCCTGGTAATCAAAGAGGAGGTGGCATCGGGGCCTTTCTTATCTTATCACCTGATCATCGCTCTTCCTGGCATTGGCACCCTTCGCCGGACGATTGCCTTAAGGGGCCTGGCCTTCCGGCTCGACCGCGATTCCTAGCCGCTCCAATAGCGCCCGGCAGCGCCACGCCGGGTAGCCGACAGGCAGGCGACCCGGAGGGCCATGCGAATCCGAGCCGGCGCTCATGACCAGTCCATGACGCTGGACATACGCTTCATAGATGGCCTCTAGCTCCGGCCCGTGGGTGGGATAGTAGACCTCTACCCCATCGAAGGCGACCTCCGCCCGCACCCGATCCAAGAGCTCAGGGCTGTAGAAGGTGAACTCCGCCGGCTCACGCAGGCCGCGGCCCGGGTGGGCAATCAGGGCCAGGCCTCCACTGCGATGGAGTGCTTCGACGACCGCCGCCAGATCTGCCTTAATCTCCCGATAGCCCGCATCACGGATCACGGCGAGGGCCTCTTCCCAACTGGAGACATAGCCGTGCTTCAGCAGGAGGAACCCGCAGTCGCCAGCGACTCGCAGCCGGTTCCCCTGCGGCGCAAGGAGCCTCTCCCGCTCAGGAAAGGAGTAGCCGCGACCGAGCAGCTCTGCATAAACCTCCTCTGCGTTAGCTCGCTGCCCTTCACGTACTTGCTCCACCAGGCGCTGCAGATCCGGCTGCTCAGGATCAAAGCCGTAGCCAAGCACATCGGCCATCTGGCCTTGCCAGGCAGCGCTAATCTCAACGCCATTGAGGACGGCCACCCCCTGCTCCTTCGCCAGATGCTGCAGCTGAGGGACTGTATCCACCCGGTCGTGATCCGTGACGGCAATCAATTTAAAGCCTCGCTCGCGGACGTGGGCTAAAAGATCTTCCGCAGTCCAGCGCCCATCGCTCCAGGTCGTGTGCAAATGAAGATCGATCCTGGCCTGTTCGGAAAGGCGTTGCTGCAATGGATGCCTCCTTCTTCTGATCTCAGCAACTGAGACGAACCCCCTCCTGGCATGTCTCGACAGCTCTTTGCTGGAACGAGCCTCGCTGTCGCCGACAAGCAGCGAGTCATTGCTCATATTCTTAGCTCGCTTGGGGGAAAAATCATCAGCTGAGATGGTACACGACTGCTTCTGCAGGCGGCAAGAGCGAACGAGGGCGCTGGTTGTGCTTACAATTGACAAAAACCGCTTCTCCTGCCGGCATGCTCAATTGGCGGTTGCTCGTGGGTAACGATACCGCGCTTACCTGGCGCCGGTCTGCCCCCTTCCTGCCTTTGACCTGCTTCGGCTGTGGTAGCGGGTAGCGGACGTTTGAACTCTGCCAGCGGCTCCCTTCCCGCAGGAGGAAATAGTCAGGGCTGACCTGGCAGGTCAAGGCTTACCACTCCAGCAGGACCGGCCAACGAGAAGCTCCTGAGCTGAGCACGGGGATGAACATGGGGACTCCATTGGCCGCGCTGCCAGGGTTGTTATCCCTCTGGTTGCACAATACAGTAGTCTCCGTAGCGCGTCAGACGATAGTGCCGGTTCTGCTGGGCCATTAACGCTTGCAGAGCGGCCTCGTAGTCGCCGCGCGGCAGCACGTAAGCTGCATGACGATCGGCGTGGGTAGCCCAGTAATAGGGCCAGTAGCGAATGTAGCCCGGCTGCAGCTGCTGATTGACAACCCCACAGGTCAAGCGCTCCTGGCTGAGAAAAGCCACCTTATAGCAGGTCCAATAATCGCTGTAGAAGTGGGTCACACCCAGCTCCTCCAGTCGATGTACAAAAGCCATATCTTGTTGATAGTACATCTGAGCCGTGGGGGTTTCACTAAAAGCCTGAGCCGTCCCAGTTCCATAGAAGAGCAGTAGCAAGAGCAGCAGAGCCAGGCAGAGCGCGCGACCAGGCTGGCGTAACCTGGGTAGAAAGGACCACGTGGCCTGCGCACCCTGCCAGAGGGGCCAGAGGATCGCGGGGAGCGCGATCCAAAAAATGATCAGGTAGCGCCCATGCAAAGAGGGCCACTTGAGCGGTGCAAGACTATGAATAAAGAGCACCAGGGTGATGGCCGCGGCAAGCAACAGCAGCAGGCGAGCACTGGCCCGGACCAGGTCAGCCTGCTGAT from Thermogemmatispora onikobensis includes the following:
- a CDS encoding PHP domain-containing protein, producing the protein MQQRLSEQARIDLHLHTTWSDGRWTAEDLLAHVRERGFKLIAVTDHDRVDTVPQLQHLAKEQGVAVLNGVEISAAWQGQMADVLGYGFDPEQPDLQRLVEQVREGQRANAEEVYAELLGRGYSFPERERLLAPQGNRLRVAGDCGFLLLKHGYVSSWEEALAVIRDAGYREIKADLAAVVEALHRSGGLALIAHPGRGLREPAEFTFYSPELLDRVRAEVAFDGVEVYYPTHGPELEAIYEAYVQRHGLVMSAGSDSHGPPGRLPVGYPAWRCRALLERLGIAVEPEGQAP